The following coding sequences lie in one Synechococcus sp. PCC 7336 genomic window:
- a CDS encoding NAD(P)-dependent oxidoreductase: MKVLITGAAGFLGQYVVAEALCRGHAVRAVVRPSTDLSQVRWRDRPDVEGVRLNLNDREGLYPAVRGVDAAIHLAAAKSGDFASQFTDTVAATQKLLAVMGELGLTRLVAISSFSVYDRLHPPEGTLLDESSSLEPAPQYRDAYAQMKLLQERLVRAFEQNRNGAVTLLRPGAIYGRENLWNAHLGAKLQEDLWLAVGDRARIPLTYVENCASAIVKALESPEAIGQTLNIVDDDLPTQREFVELLAAQGVEMPRTIPIGWTAMRLLARAVWTLSQSANHPFALPGILTPARLHARFKPLNYSNSRAKQLLRWRPSYFLATAIARSRGKFPLPELPTPSMVQPRSSQTSPRTPAKTPTL; encoded by the coding sequence ATGAAAGTACTGATTACGGGTGCAGCAGGATTTTTGGGACAGTACGTGGTGGCAGAGGCGCTATGTCGCGGACACGCCGTTCGAGCAGTGGTGCGACCTTCTACAGATCTGTCGCAGGTGAGATGGCGCGATCGCCCAGATGTGGAAGGGGTGCGCTTGAATCTCAACGACCGCGAGGGACTGTACCCCGCCGTGCGGGGAGTAGATGCCGCGATCCATTTAGCCGCTGCAAAATCCGGTGACTTTGCCAGCCAATTTACCGATACGGTCGCAGCCACCCAAAAGCTGCTGGCGGTGATGGGGGAATTGGGCCTGACTCGCCTTGTGGCGATTAGTAGCTTCTCGGTGTACGATCGCCTCCACCCGCCAGAGGGAACTCTTTTGGATGAAAGCAGTTCTCTAGAACCGGCTCCCCAATATCGCGACGCATACGCCCAGATGAAGCTGTTGCAAGAGCGGCTGGTGCGTGCCTTCGAACAGAACCGCAACGGGGCGGTAACGCTGTTGCGACCGGGGGCGATCTACGGGCGGGAGAATTTGTGGAATGCCCATCTGGGGGCCAAGCTACAGGAGGATCTGTGGCTGGCCGTTGGCGATCGCGCCCGCATTCCCCTTACCTATGTGGAAAACTGCGCGTCAGCAATTGTCAAAGCCCTGGAGTCGCCCGAGGCCATCGGCCAAACCCTCAATATTGTGGATGACGACCTGCCCACCCAGCGGGAGTTCGTCGAGCTGTTGGCCGCACAAGGGGTGGAGATGCCCCGCACCATCCCGATCGGCTGGACAGCCATGCGCCTTCTAGCCCGCGCTGTGTGGACCCTCAGCCAAAGCGCAAACCATCCCTTCGCCCTTCCCGGCATTCTCACCCCCGCCCGCCTCCACGCCCGCTTCAAGCCCCTCAACTACAGCAACTCCCGCGCCAAACAACTGCTGCGGTGGCGGCCCAGCTATTTTCTGGCAACGGCGATCGCCCGCAGTCGCGGCAAGTTCCCTTTGCCCGAACTGCCGACCCCAAGCATGGTCCAACCGAGATCTTCCCAAACCTCACCCCGCACTCCCGCCAAGACCCCTACCCTCTAG
- a CDS encoding glycosyltransferase family 2 protein translates to MKPAISIGILAHNEASNIQRTLESLFRQTVFHKAEIASAVEVMVVANGCGDRTVEIATAALTRLAREISIPLLSWTVLEIAEAGKSNAWNLFVHEHSAGDASLLCLMDADIQFLQDGTIERAIAKLALAPETWVVTDLPLKDIQLKRQKGLLAQASLASCSPRPSALCGQFYCGQAAVLRRIWMPKGLPVEDGFLRGMVLTDRFTGPEVEHRVQRVEGAAHLFEAYVGWRSLLRHERRLIVGDVINSLLFRYLWAKCSPRQDAGELIRRNNHRDPDWLARWLREVAVRKGGWIVPPRLLFRRFRKLKSHSLLGAIVRLPIALSAFVADLALFVRANRQIQQGRGLGYW, encoded by the coding sequence ATGAAACCGGCAATCAGCATTGGCATTTTGGCCCACAACGAAGCTAGCAACATTCAGCGCACGCTGGAGTCGCTGTTTCGGCAGACGGTGTTCCACAAGGCGGAGATCGCCAGTGCCGTTGAGGTGATGGTGGTGGCGAATGGCTGTGGCGATCGCACGGTGGAGATTGCCACAGCGGCACTGACTCGCTTGGCCCGCGAGATCTCGATTCCGCTGCTCAGTTGGACAGTGCTGGAGATTGCCGAGGCAGGCAAAAGTAATGCTTGGAATCTGTTCGTTCACGAGCATTCCGCTGGGGATGCGTCACTGCTGTGCTTGATGGATGCCGACATCCAGTTTTTGCAGGACGGCACGATCGAACGGGCGATCGCCAAACTAGCCCTGGCTCCCGAAACTTGGGTGGTCACCGATTTGCCGCTTAAAGACATTCAGCTCAAACGGCAGAAGGGACTGTTAGCACAGGCGTCGCTAGCCAGTTGCAGCCCCCGCCCGAGTGCTTTGTGCGGGCAGTTTTATTGCGGACAGGCGGCGGTGTTGAGGCGGATTTGGATGCCGAAGGGGCTGCCGGTGGAGGATGGTTTTTTGCGGGGGATGGTGTTGACCGATCGCTTTACCGGGCCGGAAGTGGAGCATCGGGTGCAGCGGGTGGAGGGGGCTGCCCACCTGTTTGAAGCCTATGTGGGGTGGCGATCGCTGCTGCGGCACGAGCGGCGGCTGATTGTGGGGGATGTCATCAATAGCCTGCTGTTTCGGTATTTGTGGGCGAAATGTTCCCCACGGCAGGATGCGGGAGAGCTGATTCGGCGGAATAACCATCGCGATCCCGACTGGCTGGCCCGCTGGCTGCGGGAGGTTGCTGTTCGCAAGGGAGGTTGGATTGTGCCCCCCCGACTGCTGTTTCGCAGATTTCGCAAACTGAAAAGCCATTCGCTGTTGGGGGCGATCGTGCGACTCCCGATCGCCCTCAGTGCATTTGTCGCCGACCTCGCCTTATTTGTCCGAGCCAATCGCCAAATTCAGCAGGGAAGGGGACTGGGTTACTGGTAA
- a CDS encoding polysaccharide pyruvyl transferase family protein, with amino-acid sequence MIRQHLRSQYLRTKSFMQAPVWNTVWSDHINFLWYDTKNWGDALNPVLIEQISGRKGRGFDINLKSESGGTYPGDVGDLHLLVGSTLQHADANTVVWGAGFTSNTCLFAEKPKQIYAVRGPLSAAHARSQGVSCPDIFGDPALLFPRYYHPKPRKQYSLGIIPHYLDSRDPKIERFRSRPDILVIDIKDPIEKVVDDLCKCDCVASSSLHGLIAADAYEIPSAWIKVSAKIPGNDFKFYDYFASLGLIGLEPIDLTEATTVFDLINGCNLREVTLDLDRLLDACPFSRDRALVA; translated from the coding sequence GTGATTCGCCAACACTTGAGAAGCCAATATTTGCGCACCAAGTCTTTCATGCAAGCGCCTGTATGGAATACTGTTTGGTCCGACCACATTAACTTCCTCTGGTACGACACCAAAAATTGGGGAGATGCCCTCAATCCAGTCCTGATCGAACAGATCTCCGGTCGCAAGGGGCGGGGGTTTGACATCAACCTGAAGAGCGAATCTGGCGGCACCTATCCCGGCGACGTGGGTGACTTGCACCTGCTCGTCGGCAGCACATTGCAACATGCCGATGCCAACACTGTAGTGTGGGGGGCTGGGTTCACCTCCAACACCTGTCTGTTTGCGGAAAAACCCAAGCAGATTTATGCGGTTCGCGGTCCTTTAAGTGCGGCCCACGCGCGATCGCAAGGGGTTAGCTGTCCCGATATTTTCGGCGATCCCGCCCTCCTGTTCCCCCGCTATTACCATCCCAAACCGCGCAAGCAATACAGCCTCGGCATCATCCCCCATTACCTCGATAGCCGCGATCCAAAGATCGAGCGCTTCCGCAGTCGGCCGGACATTCTCGTCATTGACATCAAAGATCCCATCGAAAAGGTGGTGGACGACCTGTGCAAGTGCGACTGCGTTGCGTCTAGCTCCCTGCACGGTTTGATTGCTGCAGATGCCTACGAAATCCCTTCTGCCTGGATTAAGGTTTCCGCAAAAATTCCTGGCAATGACTTTAAGTTTTACGACTACTTTGCCTCGCTAGGGCTGATAGGTCTCGAGCCCATTGACTTGACGGAAGCTACGACGGTTTTCGATCTCATCAATGGCTGCAACCTGCGGGAGGTCACTCTCGATTTGGATCGGCTGTTGGATGCCTGTCCGTTCAGTCGCGATCGCGCTCTGGTCGCTTAG
- a CDS encoding oligosaccharide flippase family protein: MESTIAKSKPMFSLSSPAVRGVLWTVAAYGSSQVLRFGNNLILTRLLVPEFFGLMALVNSLRMGLELFSDVGIGQNIIQSPRGDESQFLNTAWSIQILRGIVLWSACLLVAQPMAEFYDEPQLAGLIAVVCLTLLLSGFSSTKLYTLNRKMTLGKLTALELSKQSIGLVAMLVWALVSPTVWALAAGAIAAGVFKLASSHLLIPGKLNRLEWDGSAARELLSFGKWIFIASIMMFLAEQSDRLILGKLLSLEMLGVLTVAFVLAELPKQVLKRIGFKVIFPLVSRKAALPRAQLRARFLQQRKYILLGVVALLLLLVGFGDVLVGWLYDDRYADAAWAVPILSCGAWLSALFYTSSPCLLGLGKPQYSAQSNFLRFLAIVVGVPAGFYVAGTLGAIVAIGTSDLPTYAAIQVGLTRENISTLRQDMAFTGLFVGALAAVLLLRLLLGIELPFDRLGGFLP, translated from the coding sequence ATGGAATCTACAATTGCAAAGTCGAAGCCAATGTTTTCCCTCAGCAGTCCGGCGGTACGCGGGGTGTTGTGGACGGTGGCGGCCTATGGCTCCAGCCAGGTGTTGAGATTTGGCAATAATTTAATTCTGACGCGTCTTTTAGTGCCGGAATTTTTTGGCTTGATGGCGCTGGTTAACTCTCTGCGCATGGGCTTGGAACTGTTTTCCGATGTGGGTATCGGTCAAAACATCATCCAAAGTCCGCGTGGCGATGAAAGCCAATTTTTAAATACAGCCTGGTCGATACAAATTTTACGGGGAATTGTGCTCTGGTCTGCTTGTCTGCTGGTGGCTCAGCCAATGGCAGAGTTTTATGACGAACCGCAGCTAGCAGGTCTGATTGCCGTCGTCTGCCTCACTCTGCTGTTAAGCGGTTTTAGTTCCACCAAGCTTTACACCCTCAACCGCAAGATGACGCTGGGGAAATTAACGGCTCTGGAGTTGAGCAAGCAATCGATCGGTCTGGTGGCGATGTTGGTTTGGGCGTTAGTTAGCCCCACGGTGTGGGCACTGGCGGCGGGGGCGATCGCTGCAGGGGTTTTTAAGTTGGCCTCCTCCCACCTACTGATTCCCGGCAAACTCAATCGGCTGGAGTGGGATGGCAGTGCCGCGCGGGAGCTGCTGTCGTTTGGCAAATGGATTTTTATTGCCTCCATCATGATGTTTTTGGCGGAGCAGTCCGATCGCCTGATCCTCGGCAAGTTGCTGTCGCTGGAGATGTTGGGGGTGCTGACGGTGGCGTTCGTGCTGGCGGAGCTGCCCAAGCAGGTGTTGAAACGGATTGGCTTCAAGGTGATTTTTCCGTTGGTGTCGCGCAAGGCGGCATTACCTCGGGCACAACTGCGAGCCAGGTTTTTGCAACAGCGCAAATACATTCTGCTGGGGGTGGTGGCGCTGCTGCTCTTGCTCGTCGGTTTCGGCGATGTGCTGGTGGGGTGGCTGTACGACGATCGCTACGCGGATGCCGCCTGGGCCGTACCCATCCTCAGTTGCGGGGCATGGCTCTCGGCCCTGTTCTATACCAGCAGCCCCTGTTTATTGGGCCTCGGCAAGCCCCAATACAGTGCCCAAAGCAATTTTCTGCGCTTCCTCGCCATTGTGGTGGGGGTGCCGGCGGGCTTTTACGTGGCAGGCACCTTGGGGGCGATCGTGGCGATCGGCACGAGCGATTTGCCGACCTATGCGGCCATTCAGGTGGGGCTGACGCGAGAAAACATTTCTACTCTGCGACAGGATATGGCCTTCACGGGCCTGTTTGTGGGGGCACTGGCAGCGGTGCTGCTGCTGCGGTTGCTGCTGGGAATTGAGTTGCCGTTCGATCGCCTCGGCGGATTTCTGCCCTAA
- a CDS encoding glycosyltransferase family 2 protein → MRRVGVVAIGRNEGVRLVRCLTSLRERLSREIPIVYVDSGSTDGSVEMARKLEAIVIELDRSLPFTMARGRNAGFDYLVEHFPQLEYVQFIDGDCELVDGWLERAIAKLDGDATAAAVCGRRRERFPNASIYNQMADMEWDTPVGQTKACGGDALARVVALREVGRFDGSLICGEEPELCIRLRRRGWSIWRLEAEMTLHDADMQRFSQWWQRSLRGGWAVAEGAAMYGNSAERYRVREQLSGWIWGAVVPTVSFALAAITSGTSLLALGAYLWLGHRVYRYRRRQGGDRARARLYAVFCVLSKPAQAMGQLKYWLHRWRKQPAQLIEYKSA, encoded by the coding sequence ATGAGAAGAGTTGGCGTCGTGGCGATCGGTCGAAATGAAGGCGTGCGTCTGGTGCGCTGCCTGACCTCTTTGCGCGAGAGATTATCTCGCGAGATCCCGATTGTTTATGTGGATTCCGGCTCGACGGATGGCAGCGTTGAAATGGCGCGGAAATTAGAGGCGATTGTCATCGAACTCGATCGATCGCTGCCATTCACGATGGCGCGCGGTCGGAATGCTGGGTTTGATTATTTGGTCGAGCATTTCCCCCAACTGGAATACGTGCAATTTATTGATGGGGATTGCGAGCTTGTGGATGGATGGCTCGAACGGGCGATCGCCAAGTTAGATGGCGATGCTACAGCCGCCGCGGTCTGTGGCAGGCGGCGGGAGCGCTTTCCAAACGCATCGATCTATAACCAGATGGCGGATATGGAATGGGATACCCCTGTGGGCCAAACCAAGGCTTGCGGAGGGGATGCTCTGGCGCGGGTGGTGGCGCTTCGAGAAGTGGGCAGGTTTGATGGCAGCTTGATTTGCGGCGAAGAGCCGGAACTGTGCATTCGCTTGCGACGGCGGGGGTGGAGCATCTGGCGACTGGAGGCAGAGATGACCCTGCACGACGCCGATATGCAGCGCTTTTCCCAATGGTGGCAGCGATCGCTGCGGGGCGGTTGGGCTGTGGCCGAGGGCGCGGCCATGTATGGCAATTCTGCCGAACGCTATAGGGTGCGCGAACAGTTGAGCGGTTGGATTTGGGGAGCAGTCGTTCCGACAGTTTCCTTCGCTTTGGCAGCCATCACCTCAGGGACTAGTCTGCTGGCGTTGGGGGCTTATCTCTGGCTGGGCCATCGAGTTTATCGGTACCGGCGGCGGCAGGGAGGCGATCGCGCTCGCGCCAGGTTGTATGCAGTCTTTTGCGTGTTATCCAAGCCAGCTCAAGCCATGGGACAACTGAAATATTGGCTGCATCGATGGCGAAAACAACCCGCCCAATTAATCGAATATAAGTCTGCTTAA
- a CDS encoding glycosyltransferase, which produces MDLGSIAGEVISFFLFILAVAALLLSATFCLECLAALSRQRSKRYFLPSRPRIAVLVPAHNEAAGIGATLAAVKSQLGQGDRLLVVADNCNDNTAAIARAAGAAVVERQNPQLRGKGYALDCGLALLAEDPPDVVAIVDADCWVAPGAIAKICLQAAIAGRPVQAQYLLDKPPVPSAKDAVSAFAFRVKNLVRPLGLARLGLPCLLTGTGMALPWVAIAAANLASGDIVEDMTLGIDLACAGFAPMFCPSARVVGRLPDRQQTAKTQRTRWEHGHLQSLLTHCPRLLREAFRQRRFELLALALELGVPPLSLFALTIAGLSAIAGLVGLLAGIWLPATILGVASGLLAIAVALGWWRFGRQDISLLTLLSIPAYVAWKMPLYFSFLVNPERQWIRTKRLSES; this is translated from the coding sequence GTGGATTTAGGGAGCATTGCTGGCGAAGTCATCTCATTTTTTCTCTTCATTCTTGCGGTCGCGGCCTTGCTATTAAGTGCCACATTTTGCCTGGAATGTCTGGCAGCTCTATCGCGGCAACGGTCGAAGCGCTATTTTTTGCCGTCGCGTCCTCGCATCGCAGTTCTCGTTCCCGCCCACAACGAAGCAGCCGGAATTGGAGCGACGCTGGCAGCAGTGAAATCGCAGTTGGGCCAAGGCGATCGCCTGTTAGTTGTGGCGGATAACTGCAACGACAATACAGCAGCCATTGCTCGGGCAGCGGGGGCGGCAGTCGTTGAACGGCAGAACCCTCAACTGCGAGGGAAAGGATATGCGCTCGATTGTGGCCTCGCGTTGCTGGCGGAGGATCCGCCGGATGTGGTGGCGATTGTGGATGCCGATTGTTGGGTGGCTCCGGGGGCGATCGCCAAAATTTGCCTGCAGGCTGCGATCGCCGGACGTCCGGTGCAGGCTCAATACCTGTTGGACAAACCCCCTGTTCCCAGCGCCAAAGATGCGGTTTCGGCCTTTGCCTTTCGCGTCAAGAATTTGGTGCGACCTCTAGGGTTAGCTCGGTTGGGGCTGCCTTGTTTGCTGACGGGCACCGGGATGGCATTGCCTTGGGTGGCGATCGCCGCCGCGAATTTGGCCAGCGGCGACATTGTGGAGGACATGACGCTGGGGATCGACCTGGCCTGTGCGGGATTTGCACCCATGTTTTGCCCGTCAGCACGGGTGGTGGGTCGCCTGCCCGATCGCCAACAAACGGCTAAAACCCAACGAACTCGGTGGGAACACGGTCATTTGCAGTCGCTGCTGACCCATTGCCCGCGACTGCTGCGGGAAGCGTTTCGGCAACGGCGGTTCGAGCTGCTAGCGCTGGCGCTGGAATTGGGGGTGCCGCCGCTGTCGCTGTTTGCACTGACGATCGCGGGATTGTCAGCGATCGCCGGACTGGTCGGTCTGCTGGCGGGTATTTGGCTGCCCGCAACAATTTTGGGCGTGGCGAGCGGATTGTTGGCGATCGCGGTTGCGCTGGGTTGGTGGAGGTTTGGCAGACAGGATATTTCACTGCTGACCCTGCTTTCCATTCCCGCTTATGTGGCGTGGAAGATGCCGCTGTATTTCAGCTTTTTAGTCAATCCAGAACGGCAATGGATTCGCACAAAGCGTTTGTCTGAATCTTGA
- a CDS encoding esterase-like activity of phytase family protein: MPRSKLIGFTSLPADTFAEGPQSGADNGSGKPISANGRTGPFDGQPIQGFSGVQFFPAEAGSFLFLSDNGFGAQINSADYLLRLYRVAPSFAGIEGGDGGVEVQSFIQLSDPDHLIPFDIVNEDTEDRLLTGADFDIESFIIANDGSFWIGEEFGPFLLHFDSSGKLIDAPIPTPNISALGMADDFVPNLPQSRGYEGLAFSPDRTTAYPLLEGTVEGDRAGALRIYEFDLMAGKFADELAGFYQLADPSHAIGDFTPINEDEFLVIERDGLQGAAAEFKKIFKIDLSEVDDNGFVAKEELVDLLNLDDPNDLNGDGSTRFDFPFVTIEAVLVLDKNTILVANDNNYPFSVGRGPDIDDTEIIMLELETPLNLDPRLGTDGEIPLTVRGNNGADEIIANPESTLLMLVVAATSIYWKAILATMN; this comes from the coding sequence ATGCCACGCTCGAAACTGATTGGCTTTACCTCGCTTCCGGCAGACACCTTTGCTGAAGGCCCCCAGTCTGGGGCAGACAACGGTAGCGGAAAACCCATTTCTGCCAACGGTCGCACGGGACCATTTGACGGCCAGCCCATACAAGGCTTTAGTGGGGTTCAGTTCTTTCCCGCTGAAGCAGGCTCTTTTTTGTTTCTGTCCGATAACGGTTTTGGCGCACAAATCAACAGTGCAGATTACCTGCTGCGTCTCTACCGAGTTGCTCCCAGCTTTGCTGGAATTGAAGGGGGAGACGGTGGTGTCGAAGTCCAAAGTTTCATCCAGCTCTCCGATCCCGACCATCTGATTCCCTTTGACATCGTTAACGAAGACACCGAAGATCGCCTTCTGACTGGCGCAGACTTCGACATCGAGTCTTTCATCATTGCCAACGACGGCAGCTTCTGGATTGGAGAAGAATTTGGGCCATTTTTACTACACTTCGACAGCAGTGGCAAGCTAATCGATGCCCCTATTCCCACCCCCAACATAAGCGCACTGGGGATGGCTGACGACTTCGTGCCCAACCTGCCCCAGTCGCGCGGTTACGAGGGCTTGGCCTTCAGCCCCGATCGCACCACCGCCTATCCGCTGTTAGAAGGAACGGTGGAGGGCGATCGGGCAGGAGCGCTGCGCATCTATGAATTTGACTTAATGGCTGGCAAGTTTGCGGACGAGCTGGCGGGCTTTTATCAACTGGCCGATCCCAGCCACGCGATCGGCGACTTCACTCCCATCAACGAGGACGAATTCCTCGTCATCGAGCGAGATGGGTTGCAAGGGGCTGCAGCCGAGTTCAAGAAGATCTTTAAAATTGACCTCTCCGAGGTTGACGATAACGGCTTTGTGGCCAAAGAGGAGCTGGTCGATCTGTTGAATCTCGACGATCCGAACGATCTAAATGGCGATGGCAGCACCCGCTTCGATTTCCCCTTTGTCACCATCGAGGCTGTTTTGGTCCTCGACAAGAACACCATTCTGGTGGCGAACGACAATAACTATCCTTTCTCCGTCGGTCGAGGTCCTGACATCGATGACACCGAAATTATTATGTTAGAGCTAGAGACCCCTCTCAATCTCGATCCTCGCTTGGGGACTGACGGAGAGATACCCCTGACAGTTCGTGGCAACAACGGCGCTGATGAGATTATCGCTAATCCTGAGTCAACCTTATTGATGCTGGTCGTGGCAGCGACATCAATCTACTGGAAGGCAATATTGGCGACGATGAATTAA
- a CDS encoding metallophosphoesterase has protein sequence MKILVGSDYHCDPQLQAEAIALLPEVDWYINCGDFCTQAGRLPEAKRLGVHPRGEGELDQLQQFWQRLDAIGKPWLFVPGNHEPPAPTLAGLYEKSGCQNGRLSLATELMQLGPLQVLVVPWTPPCGWCWSLSREHVEEVTQIYSDTDVDMLVTHAPPKGVLDEGGQWYRAQTPTLLPVVRALSPRYYLCGHMHADGGQTETKNGTTFVNAAKHNLAIELDLGLG, from the coding sequence ATGAAAATCTTAGTGGGATCGGATTACCATTGCGATCCTCAACTACAGGCAGAAGCGATCGCTCTGTTGCCAGAGGTGGATTGGTACATTAACTGCGGCGATTTTTGCACTCAGGCAGGGCGTTTGCCGGAGGCGAAGCGGTTGGGGGTCCATCCTCGGGGAGAGGGGGAACTCGACCAGTTGCAACAGTTTTGGCAGCGGCTGGACGCAATCGGAAAACCGTGGCTGTTCGTGCCGGGAAATCACGAGCCTCCCGCCCCAACGCTGGCTGGCCTGTACGAAAAATCGGGCTGTCAAAACGGCCGCCTCAGTTTAGCAACCGAACTGATGCAGTTGGGACCCTTGCAAGTGCTGGTGGTGCCCTGGACGCCCCCCTGTGGCTGGTGTTGGTCCCTCAGTCGCGAGCATGTCGAAGAGGTGACCCAAATCTACAGCGATACAGATGTGGATATGCTCGTCACCCACGCTCCCCCCAAAGGCGTCTTGGATGAAGGAGGACAATGGTATCGAGCCCAAACCCCCACTCTACTGCCAGTGGTACGAGCCCTGTCCCCGCGCTATTATCTTTGCGGTCACATGCATGCCGATGGCGGTCAAACCGAGACGAAAAATGGCACGACCTTTGTGAATGCGGCCAAACACAATCTTGCGATCGAGCTAGATCTGGGGTTAGGGTAA
- the rsmA gene encoding 16S rRNA (adenine(1518)-N(6)/adenine(1519)-N(6))-dimethyltransferase RsmA produces MPYPRKRFGQHWLKDSSVHRAMVAAAGLNVEAMAGQAALPEAAPCVLEIGPGTGQLTRRLLAAGARVIGVELDRDLCDGLRRLLGDEDRFALLEGDILQLPLPAEPRFIVANIPYNITSPLLDRVLGSPEHPVGQFDRIVLLVQKELADRLSAEPNTKAYGAMTVRSRYLANCETLQSVPRTAFKPPPKVESAIIRLTPRSFPTVPADIHWFSILVRQGFATRRKTLANALQSLADKPAIYAALESIDRDPLSRAEALSVSDWIALSDALLSRRAVESTGERQPSDSSPSAIS; encoded by the coding sequence ATGCCCTATCCCCGCAAGCGCTTTGGCCAACATTGGCTCAAGGATAGTAGCGTGCATCGGGCAATGGTTGCAGCAGCAGGATTGAATGTAGAGGCGATGGCAGGGCAGGCGGCATTGCCAGAGGCTGCCCCTTGCGTGTTGGAAATTGGGCCGGGAACCGGACAGCTCACGCGACGGCTGTTGGCAGCGGGGGCGCGGGTCATTGGGGTGGAACTCGATCGCGATCTGTGCGACGGCCTCAGACGACTGTTGGGGGATGAGGATCGGTTTGCGCTCTTGGAAGGAGACATCCTGCAACTGCCGCTGCCCGCCGAGCCGCGATTCATTGTGGCCAATATTCCCTACAACATCACCAGCCCCCTATTGGATAGGGTGTTGGGTTCTCCCGAACATCCCGTGGGGCAGTTCGATCGCATTGTCCTTCTAGTCCAAAAAGAACTGGCCGATCGCCTCTCTGCCGAACCGAATACTAAGGCCTATGGGGCAATGACGGTGCGATCGCGCTATCTGGCTAATTGCGAAACCCTCCAGTCTGTCCCTCGCACGGCTTTTAAACCCCCTCCCAAAGTCGAATCGGCCATTATTCGCCTGACCCCCCGTTCTTTCCCGACGGTGCCCGCCGATATCCATTGGTTCTCCATTTTGGTGCGACAGGGCTTCGCCACTCGCCGCAAGACTTTAGCCAACGCCCTCCAATCTTTAGCGGACAAGCCCGCCATCTACGCGGCACTCGAAAGCATCGATCGCGATCCCCTCAGTCGCGCCGAGGCCCTAAGTGTTAGCGATTGGATTGCGCTCAGCGATGCGTTATTATCCAGGCGCGCTGTCGAATCAACTGGAGAGCGCCAACCCTCTGATTCATCGCCATCTGCTATCTCGTGA
- a CDS encoding Uma2 family endonuclease yields MVSVSPQPPIIQTDRWVRASWAEFEALFDSPTLEGGRFYYDRGRMRIEMPPIGSSHGQDDPVVSRVVSLYATANHVRFKELGNASFRKTGEVEFQPDIAYYIGAEVEFPARGTAPIDLAAVEPPTLAIEIASTSLNDDLGQKRLLYEQLRVREYWVVDVQASEVIAFEISEQGRSGRIQASRVLPGLQISVLEEALKRSQAEDDGAINRWLLEIFAAGGKG; encoded by the coding sequence ATGGTGAGTGTTTCTCCCCAACCGCCAATCATTCAGACCGATCGGTGGGTGAGGGCGAGTTGGGCTGAATTTGAAGCTTTGTTCGATAGCCCCACATTGGAAGGGGGGCGATTTTATTACGATCGCGGTCGGATGAGGATTGAGATGCCACCCATCGGTTCTTCCCACGGCCAAGACGATCCTGTGGTGTCGAGAGTGGTGAGCTTATATGCAACAGCAAATCATGTGCGGTTCAAAGAGCTAGGGAATGCAAGTTTCAGAAAGACTGGGGAGGTTGAGTTTCAGCCGGATATTGCTTATTACATTGGTGCCGAGGTCGAGTTTCCAGCTCGGGGAACTGCACCGATCGATTTGGCAGCGGTAGAGCCGCCGACTTTGGCGATCGAGATTGCGTCAACCAGTCTCAACGACGACTTAGGGCAAAAGCGTCTGCTCTACGAGCAGTTGCGGGTGCGGGAATATTGGGTGGTTGACGTGCAGGCGAGCGAAGTGATTGCGTTTGAGATTTCAGAGCAGGGGCGTAGCGGTCGCATTCAGGCGTCTCGGGTGCTGCCAGGATTGCAGATCTCTGTGCTGGAAGAGGCTTTGAAACGCAGTCAAGCTGAGGATGATGGTGCCATTAACCGCTGGTTGCTGGAGATTTTCGCCGCTGGAGGCAAGGGCTGA